Proteins encoded by one window of Simiduia curdlanivorans:
- a CDS encoding glycoside hydrolase family 9 protein, which produces MTRAIANDAFVDRAIFTRKCTCCWPLLVAMGALMLLQACGGSGSTRAADNQAPALEVPSTPAPPAQLFVNQVGYKSTGDKPVWIKQTVAQNYQLLDQDAAVIATGSTTAPLRWAPAEQALTRLALPKLTQEGHYTLRLDDGAEADLLVANTPWAELHHAALRSYYLNRSGMEILSEFAGPYARALGHADLAVKIHRSAATGARPEGSIISAGKGWYDAGDYNKYVVNSGISTYTLLLSYQHFSAFYQTLDINIPESAAALPDILAEIKWNLDWLQAMQDPSDGGVYHKLTSLGFNPMEMPARDNDERYVVQKSTAAALNFAALMAAAARVYRDFDAALAGAYEAQAIAAFGWAEQHPGVYYQQPSDVSTGEYGDNNLDDEFFWAASELFISTGEEKYQQKMNGYNGQFSTPSWSSTATLGLYSLLASDNNRALNAEKKLQLESALKALADSLVVTADAGNAMGVPMASAAEFVWGSNAVAMNQAMLLLNANRIAANQDYLRVAENLLHYILGTNPTGFSFVTGFGTKTPLHIHHRISEADAVVAPIPGMLAGGPQPQQQDNCAGYPSHAMALSYLDDVCSYSSNEIAINWNAPLVYVLAAFNQE; this is translated from the coding sequence ATGACCCGGGCGATTGCAAATGACGCATTTGTTGATAGAGCAATTTTTACTAGAAAATGCACCTGTTGTTGGCCACTACTGGTTGCGATGGGCGCGCTGATGTTATTGCAAGCCTGTGGTGGCTCCGGTTCAACCCGCGCTGCCGACAACCAAGCTCCAGCGCTTGAGGTGCCATCAACGCCCGCCCCGCCGGCGCAACTTTTCGTCAATCAAGTGGGCTATAAAAGTACCGGCGATAAGCCCGTATGGATAAAACAAACGGTTGCGCAAAACTACCAATTGCTGGATCAAGATGCGGCAGTGATTGCAACCGGTAGCACCACCGCCCCGCTCCGATGGGCGCCAGCCGAACAGGCATTAACCCGTTTAGCCCTGCCTAAACTCACACAGGAAGGCCATTACACCTTGCGCCTAGACGATGGCGCCGAGGCGGACCTGCTGGTGGCGAACACGCCTTGGGCTGAGCTGCACCATGCCGCGCTTAGAAGTTACTACCTAAATCGCTCGGGCATGGAGATCCTAAGTGAGTTTGCCGGCCCCTATGCCCGTGCACTTGGCCATGCGGATTTAGCCGTGAAAATACATCGCTCGGCGGCGACCGGCGCACGGCCGGAAGGCAGCATTATTAGCGCCGGCAAAGGTTGGTATGATGCTGGAGATTATAATAAATACGTGGTTAACTCGGGAATATCCACCTATACCCTGCTCTTGAGTTATCAGCATTTTTCCGCGTTTTACCAAACCTTAGATATAAACATCCCCGAATCTGCGGCTGCGCTGCCCGATATTTTGGCCGAAATAAAATGGAACTTAGATTGGTTGCAGGCGATGCAAGACCCAAGTGACGGTGGCGTCTACCATAAACTTACCTCGCTGGGTTTCAACCCCATGGAGATGCCGGCGCGCGATAATGATGAGCGCTATGTGGTGCAAAAAAGTACGGCAGCAGCGTTAAACTTTGCCGCGCTAATGGCCGCGGCGGCGAGAGTCTACCGGGATTTCGATGCCGCGCTAGCAGGCGCCTATGAAGCCCAAGCCATCGCAGCCTTTGGGTGGGCAGAACAACACCCTGGTGTTTACTACCAACAGCCCAGTGACGTAAGCACGGGCGAATACGGCGATAACAATCTTGATGATGAGTTTTTCTGGGCTGCGAGTGAATTGTTTATCAGCACCGGCGAAGAAAAATACCAACAGAAAATGAATGGCTATAACGGACAATTTTCTACGCCTAGTTGGTCGAGTACGGCCACCCTAGGGCTCTATAGTTTGCTCGCGAGTGACAATAATCGCGCACTGAATGCCGAAAAGAAGCTGCAGTTAGAAAGCGCACTAAAGGCGCTCGCCGATTCGCTAGTAGTGACGGCGGATGCGGGAAACGCCATGGGCGTGCCGATGGCAAGTGCAGCAGAGTTTGTCTGGGGTAGTAATGCCGTGGCGATGAATCAGGCTATGTTGTTGCTTAACGCTAATCGTATCGCGGCTAACCAAGACTACCTACGCGTCGCAGAAAATTTGTTGCACTATATTCTCGGCACTAATCCGACAGGTTTTAGTTTTGTAACAGGCTTCGGTACTAAAACCCCTCTGCATATCCACCATCGTATATCGGAAGCCGACGCCGTGGTGGCGCCAATACCGGGTATGCTGGCGGGTGGGCCGCAGCCGCAGCAACAAGATAATTGCGCCGGCTATCCGAGCCATGCAATGGCGCTGTCCTATTTAGATGATGTGTGCAGCTACAGTAGCAATGAAATTGCCATCAATTGGAATGCGCCTTTGGTTTATGTGCTAGCGGCGTTTAATCAAGAATAA
- a CDS encoding sensor histidine kinase, translated as MQSLDQQPLIKKILTLPNYQFWALNVFGWTGYGFFVALSAIFWDRHLGLQVAYTAMSVTSGLVLSLWLRSYFKRIWAKEAIVRGLYSLVAVICVTAVWSFVKMEVFFALNEDMEVKRSLFEYLGWYTYSFFIFLSWAALYFSLKYYRMLQVEKEKTLKAQAMAHEAQLKMLRYQLNPHFLFNTLNAISTLILEKETKTANGMVTELSKFLRYSLDNNPMQKVTLAQEVETLQLYLGIEKLRFEERLNISFTISDSARHALIPSLLMQPLIENAIKYAIAKSPTGGTIALDADVLHNQLSIQLTDNGPGIADMAIALRERLEGEHGGVGLANTRERLKELYGPAHSFELENIQPHGLRITIRIPFSSTERSKAA; from the coding sequence ATGCAGTCTCTTGACCAACAGCCGCTCATCAAAAAGATACTCACGCTGCCCAACTACCAATTTTGGGCGCTCAACGTCTTCGGCTGGACCGGATATGGCTTTTTTGTGGCACTTTCAGCGATCTTTTGGGATCGCCACCTAGGTTTGCAAGTTGCCTACACGGCCATGTCGGTCACCTCCGGTTTAGTCCTGTCACTTTGGTTGCGCAGCTATTTCAAACGCATTTGGGCTAAAGAAGCCATTGTTCGTGGCCTCTATTCGCTGGTCGCGGTGATTTGCGTCACTGCGGTGTGGTCGTTCGTAAAGATGGAAGTGTTCTTTGCCTTAAATGAAGACATGGAGGTTAAGCGCAGCCTGTTCGAATACTTGGGTTGGTACACCTACTCCTTCTTCATCTTTTTAAGCTGGGCCGCACTGTATTTCAGTTTGAAATACTATCGCATGCTACAGGTTGAAAAAGAAAAAACCCTCAAAGCCCAAGCCATGGCCCATGAAGCTCAACTTAAAATGTTGCGCTACCAGCTCAACCCGCACTTTTTGTTTAATACCTTGAACGCCATTTCCACACTTATTCTCGAAAAGGAAACCAAAACCGCCAACGGTATGGTGACAGAGTTAAGTAAATTTTTGCGCTACTCGCTCGATAACAATCCCATGCAAAAAGTCACGCTGGCGCAAGAAGTAGAAACGCTTCAGTTGTATTTAGGCATCGAAAAGCTGCGCTTTGAAGAGCGTCTGAATATTAGCTTCACCATCAGCGACAGCGCTCGCCACGCCTTGATTCCAAGTTTATTAATGCAGCCGCTGATTGAGAACGCGATCAAATACGCCATCGCAAAAAGCCCCACCGGTGGCACCATCGCCTTGGATGCCGACGTGCTGCACAATCAACTGTCGATCCAGTTAACCGACAATGGTCCAGGCATCGCCGATATGGCCATTGCACTGCGCGAGCGCTTAGAGGGCGAGCACGGCGGCGTGGGCTTGGCCAATACCCGCGAGCGGCTGAAAGAGCTATATGGCCCAGCCCACAGTTTTGAACTCGAAAATATTCAACCGCACGGATTGCGTATTACTATTCGCATCCCATTTAGCAGCACGGAACGGAGCAAAGCAGCATGA
- a CDS encoding tryptophan halogenase family protein, with the protein MSQTAPSQATNINKLIVVGGGTAGWMTAAALAKALKGTGCSIELIESDKIGTVGVGEATIPDIVRFNELLEIDEDAFIRATQATFKLGIEFINWGKIGDRYIHPFSGYCHDLKNTAFHHYWLKLYNQGKVPDIEEFSLSAQAARAGKFARMQALPSAPFLPLLYAFQFDAGLYANFLRSYAENLGVSRIEGIVDTVDINPLNGDIAALTLATGRKYSADFFIDCSGFKALLIHGALNVGYENWQHWLPCDKAWALACTGATAPKPYTKAIAHSAGWQWQIPLQHRTGNGHVFASQFMNPDQAHDILLANLPGEAQADAKLLSFETGRRTTFWQNNCVAIGLSSGFMEPLESTSIHLIQAGIIKLLALFPNGVDDSQNRRVYNQRTSHEYERIRDFLILHYKATQRSDSEFWRYCAAMDIPDTLANKIALYQETGHIFRDDNELFSLPSWLAVMQGQGIRAKRYLATADALPELEAHAMLAQAHAGIRAMVKSLPEHFRYIEKFCAAD; encoded by the coding sequence ATGAGTCAAACCGCGCCGAGTCAGGCCACGAACATTAACAAGCTAATTGTCGTTGGCGGCGGCACCGCCGGCTGGATGACCGCGGCGGCACTGGCAAAGGCACTTAAGGGCACTGGCTGTTCCATTGAGCTGATCGAATCAGACAAGATAGGTACCGTGGGCGTGGGCGAGGCAACCATTCCCGACATAGTGCGCTTTAATGAATTACTCGAGATAGATGAAGATGCGTTTATACGCGCCACTCAAGCCACCTTTAAGTTGGGCATCGAATTCATCAACTGGGGAAAAATTGGCGACCGCTACATCCACCCTTTTTCGGGTTACTGCCACGACCTAAAAAACACCGCCTTCCATCATTATTGGCTGAAGCTCTACAATCAAGGCAAGGTGCCCGATATAGAAGAATTTTCACTATCGGCACAAGCCGCCCGCGCCGGCAAGTTCGCGCGTATGCAGGCGCTACCGAGCGCGCCGTTTTTACCCTTGCTCTATGCCTTTCAGTTTGACGCTGGCCTGTATGCAAATTTTCTGCGCAGTTATGCTGAAAATCTTGGCGTAAGTCGTATTGAGGGCATCGTCGACACTGTCGATATCAACCCCCTCAACGGGGATATTGCGGCGCTAACATTGGCCACAGGCAGAAAATATAGCGCCGACTTTTTTATTGATTGCTCAGGTTTCAAGGCGCTGCTTATTCATGGCGCACTTAACGTAGGCTATGAAAATTGGCAACACTGGCTGCCTTGCGATAAAGCCTGGGCGCTAGCCTGCACCGGCGCTACCGCACCTAAACCTTACACCAAAGCCATTGCCCACAGTGCCGGTTGGCAGTGGCAGATACCGCTACAGCATAGAACGGGCAACGGCCACGTATTTGCAAGCCAGTTCATGAATCCCGATCAAGCGCATGATATTTTGTTGGCAAATTTGCCCGGAGAGGCGCAAGCAGATGCGAAGTTGCTTAGCTTCGAGACGGGGCGGCGAACAACTTTTTGGCAAAACAATTGTGTCGCCATCGGTCTATCTTCGGGCTTTATGGAGCCGTTAGAAAGCACTAGCATTCATTTAATTCAGGCGGGCATCATCAAGTTGTTGGCATTGTTTCCAAACGGTGTTGACGACAGTCAAAATCGACGCGTGTATAACCAACGCACAAGCCATGAATACGAGCGCATACGGGATTTTTTAATTTTGCACTATAAAGCAACCCAGCGAAGCGATTCCGAATTTTGGCGCTACTGCGCTGCGATGGATATTCCCGACACGCTGGCCAATAAGATTGCGCTCTACCAGGAAACGGGGCACATCTTTCGCGACGACAATGAATTATTTAGCCTGCCGAGCTGGCTTGCCGTGATGCAGGGCCAAGGCATTCGCGCCAAGCGCTATTTAGCAACGGCCGATGCCTTACCCGAGCTCGAAGCGCACGCAATGCTGGCGCAAGCACATGCAGGTATTCGCGCCATGGTAAAATCGCTACCCGAGCATTTTCGCTATATCGAAAAATTCTGTGCGGCCGACTAG
- a CDS encoding VOC family protein — MIGYVMVGTNDIARAAAFYDSLLAGMGAKRFMEEESFIAWANNPEQAGFCITKPFDKQAATVGNGVMVALALDSPASVNSMHAKALSLGAKDEGAPGPRGDSGFYAGYFRDLDGNKLNFFCMEQK; from the coding sequence ATGATTGGATACGTTATGGTGGGTACTAACGACATCGCAAGGGCCGCGGCCTTTTACGACAGCTTATTGGCCGGCATGGGCGCCAAGCGATTTATGGAAGAGGAGTCCTTTATTGCCTGGGCTAACAATCCAGAGCAGGCCGGCTTTTGCATCACTAAGCCCTTCGATAAACAGGCCGCAACGGTGGGTAACGGTGTGATGGTGGCCTTGGCCCTAGACTCGCCGGCCTCGGTTAACAGCATGCACGCGAAGGCGCTATCCCTAGGCGCAAAAGACGAAGGCGCGCCAGGCCCACGGGGAGACAGCGGTTTTTATGCCGGTTATTTTCGAGACCTAGACGGCAATAAACTCAATTTCTTTTGCATGGAACAAAAATAG
- a CDS encoding AraC family transcriptional regulator → MALEASPLLFNTNDLTLVVAVVQYLVLAILVVSATGEQRRASWLLAGILTINAAIALDTLLVWSDTLRHLMLQQWPSGLLIGSLGYWLQGPLLHFYTRALLFRESKFTWLDSGHLLPLCFAAIGLMLGYSLRSSEVQWRLMSGTEFLYGEWMKWNIYLRNASILIYGAWCFRTILNYRRRVKDRFSDASDRQHHWLWWFVGGFMALAAWALLIHAIGAYVDLALSDRLGIFTNYLNFLFVNSLVILSLRYARLINSVSDANLAGEAESINPEHIGRIERYMASNKPYLQHDLNLEQLAHGLSLPERSLSQALNRHFGKNFFEFINGYRLEAAKAMLASAEHQQMSILELLSESGFSSKSTFNAFFKQATGMTPTAYRKVNG, encoded by the coding sequence TTGGCTCTAGAAGCGTCTCCTTTGCTGTTTAACACCAATGATCTAACCCTCGTGGTGGCCGTCGTACAATATCTCGTACTGGCCATACTGGTGGTAAGCGCCACCGGGGAACAGCGTCGAGCCAGTTGGCTGTTGGCCGGCATTCTGACGATCAATGCGGCAATTGCGTTAGATACCCTGCTTGTCTGGAGCGACACGTTAAGGCACCTGATGTTGCAGCAATGGCCGAGCGGATTGTTGATTGGCAGTTTGGGCTACTGGCTACAGGGGCCTTTATTGCATTTTTATACCCGAGCCCTGTTATTTCGGGAGAGTAAGTTTACCTGGCTAGATAGCGGCCATTTGTTGCCCCTGTGCTTTGCAGCGATAGGGCTAATGCTTGGCTATAGCCTGCGGTCGTCAGAGGTGCAGTGGCGGCTTATGTCGGGCACGGAATTTTTGTACGGTGAGTGGATGAAGTGGAACATTTATCTACGCAACGCCAGTATTTTGATTTACGGTGCTTGGTGCTTTCGCACTATCCTCAATTACCGCCGCCGGGTAAAAGACCGATTCTCAGACGCCTCCGATCGCCAACACCATTGGCTATGGTGGTTTGTTGGCGGCTTTATGGCGTTGGCGGCTTGGGCTTTACTCATTCATGCCATTGGTGCATACGTGGACCTAGCGCTATCCGATCGATTAGGCATTTTTACCAATTACCTGAACTTCCTTTTTGTGAACTCCCTAGTGATTTTAAGTTTGCGCTACGCGCGCCTGATTAACAGTGTGAGCGACGCTAATTTAGCGGGTGAGGCTGAATCGATAAATCCGGAGCACATTGGTAGAATTGAACGCTACATGGCAAGTAATAAGCCCTATCTGCAACACGACCTCAATTTAGAACAGTTGGCTCATGGTTTATCGCTGCCGGAGCGAAGCCTGTCTCAAGCATTGAACCGGCATTTTGGTAAAAACTTTTTTGAGTTTATTAACGGCTATCGGTTGGAAGCAGCAAAAGCCATGCTTGCCAGCGCCGAGCATCAGCAAATGTCCATTCTCGAATTATTGTCGGAATCGGGCTTTTCCAGTAAATCAACTTTCAATGCCTTCTTTAAACAGGCCACAGGTATGACCCCTACGGCCTATCGAAAAGTGAACGGCTGA
- a CDS encoding LytR/AlgR family response regulator transcription factor yields MTLKALIVDDESLGRRGLKLRLAEIDGIEVVGECSNGNEALAAIPDLNPDLVFLDIQMPGMDGFDVVRNLQADDLPMIIFCTAFDHYAVDAFKIHAVDYLLKPIDDARLREAVQRAQEVHSHKSAVSDKAQLLDAIGRITQKDAGEVQEWLSETGEKSGQYPEKIAVKDGGSITLVPIADIDWVDAAGDYMCLHVNGVIHVMRITMKALDAQLNPALFQRVHRSTIVNIKRIEKISSHINGEYHLILRSGDKLKMSRSYKEKVSTFLQ; encoded by the coding sequence ATGACGCTAAAGGCACTCATCGTCGACGACGAATCACTTGGCCGGCGCGGATTAAAATTACGTTTAGCCGAAATAGACGGCATCGAGGTTGTGGGCGAGTGCAGCAACGGCAACGAAGCGCTGGCCGCTATCCCCGACCTCAACCCCGACCTGGTATTTTTAGACATTCAAATGCCGGGCATGGACGGCTTCGATGTAGTCAGAAATTTACAGGCCGACGATCTGCCGATGATTATTTTCTGCACCGCCTTCGATCACTACGCCGTCGATGCCTTTAAGATCCACGCGGTGGATTATTTGTTAAAGCCCATTGACGACGCGCGCTTACGAGAAGCGGTACAGCGCGCTCAAGAGGTACACAGTCATAAAAGCGCTGTTTCTGATAAGGCGCAGTTATTAGATGCCATTGGCCGCATCACCCAAAAGGATGCAGGCGAAGTACAAGAGTGGCTTAGCGAAACCGGTGAAAAGTCCGGCCAATACCCGGAGAAAATTGCCGTAAAGGACGGCGGCAGCATTACCCTGGTACCGATAGCCGATATCGACTGGGTAGATGCCGCCGGCGACTATATGTGCCTGCACGTTAACGGCGTGATTCACGTTATGCGCATCACCATGAAAGCCTTAGATGCGCAATTAAACCCCGCCTTGTTTCAACGCGTACATCGCTCGACCATCGTCAATATCAAGCGCATCGAAAAAATTAGCTCCCATATCAACGGCGAGTACCATTTAATTTTGCGCAGTGGCGACAAGCTCAAGATGAGCCGAAGTTATAAAGAAAAGGTATCCACCTTTCTGCAATAA